The following proteins are co-located in the Patescibacteria group bacterium genome:
- a CDS encoding DUF5677 domain-containing protein yields the protein MKDKIIESSVDEIMGAPVDISNFNEENCSRIAFDLYKEAMSAVTVVCGLCNPDDKSEYIYGRDQSLIVGLLVRIVKFMASATALSVDKVKEHGEVILALNRSIVESAINVIYFCTKAKPEDVDIFVRSALKAEKNLFNSIQENIKQRGKKLPIEERMLKSIDRLFRASEINGIEDLKQIPRWKDYKTILREINLEWAYPVLQQIPSHSIHGTWSDIAMHHLEYNGEKFSAKLESIRVDARLLSPISKLVLIALKAYLEKYYGDVENHPLLLRVNDLIERNEKIEKMHEEILSKDKK from the coding sequence ATGAAAGATAAAATCATTGAATCTTCCGTTGACGAAATAATGGGTGCGCCAGTTGATATTTCAAATTTCAACGAAGAAAATTGCTCAAGAATTGCATTTGATTTATACAAAGAGGCAATGTCTGCAGTAACTGTTGTCTGCGGATTATGTAATCCTGATGATAAATCGGAATATATTTACGGACGTGATCAATCATTGATTGTTGGCCTGCTGGTTAGGATTGTGAAATTTATGGCATCGGCTACGGCTTTGTCTGTAGATAAAGTTAAAGAGCATGGCGAAGTAATTTTAGCCTTGAACCGAAGTATCGTAGAGTCTGCAATAAACGTTATTTATTTTTGCACAAAGGCAAAGCCAGAAGATGTTGATATTTTTGTTAGGTCAGCGCTTAAAGCTGAAAAAAATTTATTTAATTCAATACAGGAAAATATCAAACAGAGAGGTAAAAAATTACCAATTGAAGAAAGAATGCTGAAGTCAATTGATCGTTTGTTTAGGGCATCAGAAATAAACGGCATTGAAGATCTAAAACAAATTCCAAGGTGGAAAGATTATAAAACCATCCTAAGGGAAATTAATCTCGAATGGGCTTATCCCGTTTTACAGCAAATTCCTTCCCATTCAATTCATGGAACATGGTCAGACATTGCGATGCACCATTTAGAATACAATGGTGAAAAATTTTCTGCCAAACTGGAATCGATTAGAGTTGATGCTCGATTACTTTCACCAATAAGCAAATTAGTTTTGATTGCATTAAAAGCATACTTGGAAAAGTATTATGGTGATGTTGAAAATCATCCTTTGCTATTGAGGGTAAACGATTTAATTGAACGCAATGAAAAAATTGAAAAAATGCACGAGGAAATATTATCAAAAGACAAAAAGTAG
- a CDS encoding helix-turn-helix transcriptional regulator, producing the protein MNKSIYSKEYKALVTRLKDARLKIGLTQGDVAKRLKKPQSYISKIENGEQRIDVIEMKKFADLYKKDINYFL; encoded by the coding sequence ATGAATAAGTCAATATACTCAAAAGAATACAAGGCACTGGTTACGAGACTGAAAGATGCCAGACTCAAAATTGGCCTTACACAAGGTGATGTTGCTAAAAGGCTGAAAAAGCCTCAGTCTTATATTTCCAAGATTGAAAATGGAGAACAAAGAATTGATGTTATTGAAATGAAAAAATTTGCTGATTTATATAAAAAAGATATTAACTACTTCCTTTAG
- the dcm gene encoding DNA (cytosine-5-)-methyltransferase, translating into MLYNHITYSLSENDLKMVVSIPAGGNWKNIPLNIPSKRLERIRETGGRTTLYGRLRWEKPSYTITTYFNRPGNGAYIHPKDDRVISAREAARLQSFPDDFIFEGSKTSLCKQIGNAVPPLLAYFIAKKIKEQTKTKNVLDLFSGSGGLSKGFEWAGFNIIAANDNFSHACKTYEKNHKGTTMVEGDVTDVNVKKRIYSAIKNKKVDIIIGGPPCQGFSYAGKRLVDDPRNFLFKEFVEIVKKIKPKTILVENVEGILTSNKGKTFESIKESFSELGYKMHGKKMLAVKFGVPQKRKRVVIIGVLKGDPEKCYPEEIIANEDKFVSVNDAIGNLPSIEVNGGENYLKQKIAPKGLYQRLMAGLITPDKYEEELIKNL; encoded by the coding sequence ATGCTATATAATCACATAACCTACTCTCTTAGCGAGAACGATTTAAAGATGGTCGTATCTATTCCTGCGGGAGGAAATTGGAAAAATATTCCTTTAAATATACCATCTAAACGGCTTGAGAGAATAAGAGAAACAGGTGGTAGGACTACCTTATATGGAAGATTAAGATGGGAGAAACCAAGCTACACAATTACCACATATTTTAATAGGCCAGGAAACGGAGCTTATATTCATCCCAAAGATGATAGAGTAATAAGCGCGAGGGAAGCGGCTAGATTACAGTCTTTCCCTGATGATTTTATTTTTGAGGGTTCAAAAACCTCTCTTTGTAAACAGATTGGTAATGCTGTCCCTCCCTTGCTCGCATATTTTATTGCAAAAAAAATAAAAGAGCAAACTAAAACAAAAAATGTGCTTGATCTTTTTTCTGGTTCAGGTGGCTTGAGTAAAGGATTTGAATGGGCAGGATTCAATATAATTGCAGCCAATGATAATTTTAGTCATGCTTGCAAGACTTATGAAAAAAATCATAAAGGTACTACTATGGTTGAGGGGGATGTGACTGATGTAAATGTGAAAAAAAGAATTTATAGTGCTATTAAAAATAAAAAGGTTGATATAATAATCGGCGGACCCCCTTGCCAGGGATTTTCTTATGCCGGCAAACGTCTTGTAGATGATCCTAGAAACTTTCTCTTTAAAGAGTTTGTTGAAATAGTAAAAAAAATAAAACCAAAAACAATTTTAGTTGAGAACGTCGAAGGTATTTTGACAAGCAATAAAGGAAAAACATTTGAAAGTATAAAAGAAAGTTTTTCAGAACTTGGTTATAAAATGCATGGAAAAAAAATGTTAGCAGTTAAGTTTGGTGTTCCACAAAAACGAAAAAGGGTTGTCATAATAGGGGTTTTAAAAGGTGATCCTGAAAAATGCTACCCTGAAGAAATAATTGCGAATGAAGACAAGTTTGTTTCTGTGAATGATGCTATAGGAAACCTTCCATCAATTGAGGTTAATGGAGGAGAGAACTATTTGAAACAAAAAATAGCCCCAAAAGGACTCTATCAAAGATTAATGGCTGGACTAATTACTCCAGATAAGTATGAAGAGGAATTGATTAAAAATCTTTAG
- a CDS encoding Eco57I restriction-modification methylase domain-containing protein, with protein sequence MKKNNKIDPISVVQLIGLIHQKEKENTKMDKTDERKHFGIYYTDYEIAKQITKEALKDKKDLFDLKFLEPCSGIGIFALAYIDYIFSSSSKLTDKKVQQVVENIYCADIDQEAIRLLKNIIPLYINFKYKIKIELNEKNYYAGNVLFNITENEIIKNDLRSIFKVKNGFDIVLTNPPYKLLKENSNKYAQKVDFRSIKNLVNFIKINKVYKYNEGTLNYYKIFIEEILENYTNGNSNVGLLIPITLLNDCQSEKLRKRMIENYSFSKIYIIPEKNSFFPDISQAFCFFALDKSRRGKILEINPEVISSDDMEKRSIKINIETIKSISKSAPIIVEDEKGWGVLEKINNHPRVKSFSDIKNLRGELDLTLDKSFITDKKTNFPLLKGINIAEFDFELGNLYVDDNFIMKLNGKREHVLRDRIVCQQVSNIHGNKRLKFSKVPANIVLGNSCNYISKHENLFEDKNISLDYLLGVLNSLLLDWRFKITNSNNHISNYEIDELPIAVPSEKQKNRIEALVGRIKKEKKDEDVAKLNLEIFKLYKLTKDEISFILSKYQEGSLISTINKKVNYAI encoded by the coding sequence TTGAAAAAAAATAATAAGATTGACCCAATTTCTGTTGTTCAATTAATTGGATTGATTCATCAAAAAGAAAAGGAAAATACCAAAATGGATAAAACAGATGAAAGAAAACATTTTGGTATTTATTATACAGATTATGAAATTGCGAAACAAATAACAAAGGAAGCTTTAAAAGATAAAAAAGATTTATTTGATTTAAAGTTTTTAGAACCTTGTTCTGGTATTGGTATTTTTGCATTAGCATATATCGATTATATTTTTTCTTCAAGTTCAAAACTAACTGATAAAAAAGTTCAACAGGTTGTTGAAAATATTTATTGTGCCGACATTGATCAAGAAGCAATTAGACTATTAAAAAATATAATTCCTCTGTATATCAATTTTAAATATAAGATAAAAATTGAATTAAATGAAAAGAATTATTACGCTGGCAATGTTCTTTTTAATATTACAGAAAATGAAATTATAAAAAATGATCTTAGAAGTATTTTTAAAGTTAAAAATGGTTTTGATATAGTTTTGACAAATCCTCCGTACAAACTTTTAAAGGAGAATTCAAACAAGTATGCCCAAAAAGTCGATTTTAGAAGTATAAAAAATTTAGTTAATTTTATTAAAATAAATAAAGTTTATAAATATAACGAAGGAACTTTAAATTATTATAAAATTTTTATTGAGGAAATATTAGAAAATTATACAAACGGGAATAGCAATGTTGGACTATTAATTCCAATAACATTATTAAATGATTGTCAAAGTGAGAAATTAAGAAAAAGAATGATAGAAAATTATTCTTTTTCAAAAATTTATATTATTCCTGAAAAAAATAGTTTTTTTCCTGATATTTCTCAAGCCTTTTGTTTTTTTGCATTAGATAAAAGCAGGAGAGGTAAAATACTTGAAATAAATCCTGAAGTAATAAGTTCTGACGACATGGAAAAAAGAAGTATTAAAATTAATATAGAAACCATTAAAAGTATTTCTAAATCTGCTCCAATCATTGTGGAAGATGAGAAGGGGTGGGGCGTTCTTGAAAAAATAAATAACCATCCAAGAGTTAAATCATTTTCTGATATTAAAAATTTACGAGGAGAGCTAGACTTAACTTTAGATAAATCATTTATTACTGATAAAAAGACAAACTTCCCTTTATTAAAAGGAATTAATATAGCAGAATTTGATTTTGAGTTAGGTAATTTATATGTTGATGATAATTTCATTATGAAATTAAATGGAAAAAGAGAGCATGTTTTAAGAGATAGGATTGTATGTCAACAAGTGTCAAATATTCATGGTAATAAACGATTAAAGTTTTCAAAAGTTCCAGCTAATATTGTATTAGGAAATTCATGCAACTATATTTCAAAACATGAAAATCTTTTTGAGGATAAAAACATATCTCTCGACTACTTGTTGGGAGTTTTAAATTCATTACTTTTAGATTGGCGATTCAAAATAACAAATTCAAATAATCATATCAGTAATTACGAAATTGATGAACTACCAATTGCAGTACCTAGTGAAAAACAAAAAAATAGAATTGAAGCCCTGGTAGGTAGAATTAAAAAAGAAAAAAAAGATGAAGATGTTGCTAAATTAAATTTGGAAATTTTTAAATTATATAAACTAACAAAGGATGAAATTAGTTTTATCTTGAGTAAGTATCAAGAAGGAAGTTTAATAAGTACAATAAATAAAAAAGTTAATTATGCTATATAA
- a CDS encoding LexA family transcriptional regulator → MKKLHPKQEKLLELLKSNIEEPLTIRELQDEIGASSPSIVHHHIKQLESKGYLRRNPHNSHDYQILADDPDKKIAFLNLYGMAQCGPNGSMLDGNPIDRIPISTKILGFSSSEAFLVKAKGDSMEPKIKQGDLVIVRKDINPEDGNIIVCVNNNEVMIKKIQKIDKDNIFLTSLNQAYKAILASKDNFKIEGVVKGILSYTI, encoded by the coding sequence ATGAAAAAATTACATCCAAAACAAGAAAAACTATTGGAATTACTTAAAAGCAATATTGAAGAGCCTTTAACTATTCGTGAGCTTCAGGATGAAATTGGTGCCTCATCTCCTAGTATTGTCCATCATCACATCAAGCAATTAGAATCAAAAGGGTATTTAAGGAGAAATCCGCATAATTCGCATGATTATCAAATTCTTGCTGATGACCCGGATAAAAAAATTGCTTTTTTGAATCTCTATGGCATGGCACAATGTGGTCCTAACGGCTCAATGCTCGATGGTAATCCTATTGATAGAATACCAATCTCAACAAAAATTCTAGGTTTTTCATCTTCTGAAGCTTTTTTAGTAAAAGCCAAAGGAGATTCAATGGAGCCAAAAATTAAACAAGGCGATTTAGTAATTGTAAGAAAAGATATAAATCCAGAAGATGGGAATATTATTGTATGTGTAAATAACAATGAAGTGATGATAAAAAAAATTCAAAAAATTGATAAAGATAATATCTTTCTCACTTCATTAAATCAGGCATACAAAGCAATTTTAGCGAGCAAGGATAATTTTAAGATTGAAGGAGTGGTAAAAGGAATTTTATCATACACGATATAA
- a CDS encoding DUF4238 domain-containing protein, translating into MKKNKTNFLIWFFYKTGNKFRNLVFRKRLGRKRWSAKLIIFIMSFFDFFQTRVYLNTGEVNKFDHYVPRLLLNRWRIAESGTDKGQLYCWSKNKAMIEKTPIKSVAGEIDWEVASANGEPSDFVRKKLFAELLEDKASSVIKIINTTDNLDLTYLEESTLAVFIGHQITRVPLFHEYLLRFFSIGYSKGLITYNDLGNKEVLTKKVANNEIGITYDQLLKNNIHTRVSGGKPQKLLLSLVIASDVGEKINRGNLHILEIPQNSNDEFVISDNPVIFLDFERQSILHFVPWWEIGKKDFWIFMPISPRKAIFYCCKSKKKDGPIENNNNDLVQLLNFGQYLCCTDNVFSRNINILESHLKLYSKELHNLNKNI; encoded by the coding sequence ATGAAAAAAAATAAAACAAATTTTCTTATTTGGTTTTTTTATAAAACCGGAAATAAATTCAGGAACTTGGTATTTCGAAAACGGCTTGGCAGAAAAAGGTGGTCTGCAAAACTTATTATTTTTATTATGAGTTTTTTTGACTTTTTCCAAACAAGAGTTTATTTAAATACAGGCGAAGTTAATAAATTTGACCATTATGTTCCTAGGCTTTTATTGAATCGTTGGCGCATTGCTGAATCCGGTACAGATAAAGGGCAATTATATTGCTGGTCAAAAAACAAAGCAATGATTGAAAAAACACCTATAAAAAGCGTTGCCGGTGAAATCGATTGGGAGGTTGCTAGCGCGAATGGAGAGCCAAGCGATTTTGTTCGAAAAAAGTTATTTGCTGAATTATTGGAAGATAAAGCTTCCAGCGTCATTAAAATAATTAATACTACAGATAATTTAGATTTAACGTATTTAGAGGAAAGCACGCTCGCTGTTTTTATTGGTCATCAAATAACAAGAGTTCCATTATTTCACGAATATCTACTGCGCTTTTTTTCAATCGGCTATTCCAAAGGACTTATTACGTATAATGATTTGGGCAACAAAGAGGTTCTTACAAAAAAGGTCGCCAATAATGAAATAGGGATTACTTATGATCAATTATTAAAAAATAATATACACACAAGAGTTTCTGGAGGTAAACCACAAAAATTATTGTTATCATTAGTTATTGCCTCAGATGTAGGAGAAAAAATTAATCGAGGCAATTTACATATTTTAGAAATTCCTCAAAATTCCAATGATGAATTTGTTATTTCCGATAATCCTGTTATTTTTTTAGACTTCGAACGTCAATCTATTTTGCATTTTGTTCCTTGGTGGGAAATAGGTAAAAAAGATTTTTGGATATTTATGCCAATTTCTCCTCGAAAGGCAATCTTTTACTGTTGTAAATCTAAAAAGAAAGACGGCCCAATAGAAAATAATAATAATGACCTTGTTCAACTATTAAATTTCGGCCAATATTTATGCTGTACTGACAATGTTTTCTCTCGTAATATAAATATTCTAGAAAGCCACCTAAAACTTTATTCCAAAGAATTACATAATCTAAATAAAAATATATGA
- a CDS encoding recombinase family protein: MKYFVYVRKSSEGEEKQALSISSQLDKAKEFFSDLDILEVLEEKHSAFKPYNRPVFESMIKRIRKGEATGIIAWHPDRLSRNEIDASTITYLVRTGVIDDLKFVSYNFDNSPEGIMMLQLALSQSQYFSSKLGKDVRRGLEKKFQMGWQPNIAPNGYKNVMLKDKGYRIIKVDRKRFDCLRKAFDLMLTGNYSVPKVLDILNDEWDFKTRIKNKELSRCSMYRIFTNPFYAGIIQYDGKQKQGKHKAMITLKEFDQIQELLGKKGRPRMRKNKFAYTGLIRCANCGSLVSADKKTKIIKKTGKEKTFVYYRCNHKKPRINCQEKAVSLPVLEEQIEKELEKYDLLPDFQKLLFKIMKETKNEDPEERQNIIDNLNKKIEKKKQEKSNLTKLSCRGLISDDEFTDQRNDYEKEINLLQEKITSLKGQNSTNDEKLEDVKFATRALIKFKKGDDDTRRAIINRLGSNRMLSTRKLLIQPHNHILAIEKYLKPLEAKFATLEPEKTLVKTKQNPAYTRLCIDMRGVVKLIITYFQELDRYYIVPKIGEYSV, from the coding sequence ATGAAGTATTTTGTTTATGTAAGAAAATCAAGTGAGGGCGAAGAAAAACAAGCCCTATCTATTTCCAGTCAATTAGACAAAGCGAAAGAGTTTTTTAGCGATCTTGATATTTTGGAAGTTCTGGAAGAAAAACACTCTGCTTTTAAACCTTACAATCGCCCTGTGTTCGAAAGTATGATCAAGCGAATACGAAAAGGCGAAGCCACGGGAATAATCGCTTGGCACCCTGATAGACTGTCCAGAAACGAGATTGACGCTTCGACTATAACTTACTTGGTACGAACTGGTGTAATTGATGATTTGAAATTCGTATCATACAATTTTGATAATTCTCCCGAAGGAATTATGATGTTGCAACTGGCATTATCTCAATCACAATACTTTTCTTCCAAACTAGGAAAGGATGTTCGACGTGGACTAGAAAAGAAATTCCAAATGGGCTGGCAACCAAACATTGCTCCGAATGGTTACAAAAATGTCATGCTCAAAGACAAGGGTTATCGGATTATCAAAGTTGATAGAAAAAGATTTGATTGCTTACGAAAAGCTTTTGACTTAATGCTCACTGGCAACTATTCGGTTCCAAAAGTCCTTGATATATTAAATGACGAATGGGATTTTAAAACACGAATCAAAAATAAAGAACTTTCTCGTTGTTCCATGTATCGAATATTTACCAATCCTTTTTATGCAGGCATTATTCAATATGACGGAAAACAAAAACAAGGCAAACACAAAGCAATGATCACTTTGAAAGAATTCGACCAGATACAAGAACTACTTGGCAAAAAAGGTAGACCTAGAATGAGAAAGAACAAGTTTGCCTATACTGGATTAATCCGTTGTGCAAATTGTGGGTCTCTAGTTAGTGCTGACAAAAAAACAAAAATAATCAAAAAAACTGGTAAAGAAAAAACATTTGTATATTATCGCTGTAATCACAAGAAGCCTCGTATAAACTGCCAAGAGAAAGCTGTTAGTCTTCCTGTGCTAGAAGAACAAATTGAAAAGGAATTAGAAAAATATGATCTTCTGCCAGACTTTCAAAAATTGTTATTCAAAATTATGAAAGAGACAAAAAACGAAGACCCAGAAGAAAGACAAAATATCATTGATAATCTCAACAAGAAGATCGAGAAGAAGAAACAAGAAAAAAGCAACTTAACCAAATTAAGTTGCAGAGGTTTAATTTCAGACGATGAGTTCACGGATCAACGAAATGACTATGAAAAAGAGATAAACTTGTTACAAGAGAAAATCACCTCTCTTAAAGGCCAAAATTCCACGAACGATGAAAAATTGGAAGACGTTAAATTCGCCACGCGCGCTTTAATCAAGTTCAAAAAAGGTGACGATGATACACGTAGAGCCATCATTAACAGATTAGGCTCGAACCGAATGCTAAGTACAAGAAAATTGCTAATACAACCGCATAATCACATCTTGGCGATTGAAAAGTATCTTAAACCCCTAGAGGCCAAATTTGCTACGCTCGAACCAGAGAAAACCCTTGTAAAGACAAAACAAAACCCGGCTTACACCAGGCTTTGTATCGATATGCGGGGGGTAGTGAAGCTGATTATAACCTACTTCCAGGAGCTAGACCGATATTATATCGTGCCAAAGATTGGGGAATATTCGGTGTAA
- a CDS encoding isoprenylcysteine carboxylmethyltransferase family protein yields MFLSLFQWIKNNRYGVRKNIVKVGFSLRVVMFVKDYVVMLTIVTVSIVYLFDGSYSFLMKVKFPSSISYMGIFLALTSVVLKAWSYGTINKNWSATMAIYRQHELVTWGPYAHVRHPIYTSYVLMTIGAFFLSGILAFLLLGTLYILINLIRVKKEEKELGRIFDRTHKVYKRRVGMFIPKSVQVTCIVVLLLCNVVGMIDEFLFLLTGNSFTLQWFAYLLT; encoded by the coding sequence GTGTTTTTATCTTTATTCCAGTGGATTAAAAACAACCGATACGGTGTAAGAAAAAACATCGTGAAAGTTGGCTTTTCTCTTCGTGTAGTCATGTTTGTAAAGGATTATGTTGTAATGCTTACAATTGTGACTGTTTCTATTGTTTATCTTTTTGACGGTAGCTATTCATTCTTAATGAAGGTTAAGTTTCCGTCATCGATCTCCTACATGGGAATATTTTTAGCCCTAACCTCTGTTGTGCTAAAAGCTTGGTCCTATGGAACGATAAACAAAAACTGGTCAGCAACAATGGCAATATACCGACAACATGAACTTGTGACCTGGGGTCCGTATGCCCATGTCAGACATCCAATTTATACAAGTTATGTACTTATGACTATTGGTGCGTTTTTCTTGTCAGGGATCCTAGCCTTTCTGTTGCTTGGGACATTGTACATTTTGATAAATTTAATTCGCGTGAAAAAAGAGGAAAAAGAACTTGGTCGAATTTTTGACCGAACACACAAAGTATACAAAAGAAGAGTGGGAATGTTCATTCCCAAAAGTGTGCAAGTTACATGCATAGTTGTTTTATTGCTATGCAATGTTGTGGGCATGATTGATGAGTTTCTTTTTTTGTTAACCGGCAATTCTTTCACCTTACAGTGGTTTGCATATCTGCTGACATAA